The following proteins come from a genomic window of Gossypium raimondii isolate GPD5lz chromosome 5, ASM2569854v1, whole genome shotgun sequence:
- the LOC105770989 gene encoding transcription repressor OFP14 gives MSKKLQKSLQDYVSKIKKTSPNIQFLPPNSLSSSKKWIRCKHTKTLSFAVNLAENHGHQGNSDDSNDVAATLADVDRFLFENFKSLYIEDYGEINEKRSDVRLEDDEVKGTRGIFLDSPRFIDLPSDLCGSNRFFVSTGSSGSLVDEARSSAGTKSMSEELGSTSKSSASIDNTTAANGSNSNGTIGGDGVTVKSLSNIPNECIAVLTYSPNPYDDFRRSMQDMVEMRLKHNSDIDWDFMEELVFCYLNLNDKKCYKFILNAFVDLVVDLRQHDIEVPMKARNNVRDHQRSMRTRHNIR, from the coding sequence atgtccAAGAAGCTTCAAAAATCTCTCCAGGATTACGTCTCCAAGATCAAAAAAACTTCCCCAAATATTCAGTTCCTTCCTCCAAACTCACTCTCTTCTTCCAAGAAATGGATCCGATGCAAACACACCAAAACCCTATCTTTTGCAGTCAACCTTGCCGAAAATCATGGTCATCAAGGGAACAGCGATGATAGTAATGATGTTGCGGCGACACTTGCTGATGTTGATCGTTTCCTCTTCGAGAATTTCAAGTCACTGTATATTGAAGACTACGGCGAAATTAATGAAAAGAGAAGTGACGTTAGATTAGAAGATGATGAAGTAAAAGGCACCCGTGGCATCTTCCTTGATTCTCCAAGGTTTATTGATCTTCCCTCTGATCTTTGTGGCTCGAACAGGTTCTTTGTGTCGACGGGGTCGTCGGGTTCGCTTGTTGACGAGGCTCGCAGCAGTGCTGGGACCAAGTCAATGTCTGAGGAGCTGGGTTCAACGTCAAAGTCGTCAGCTTCAATCGATAATACTACCGCTGCCAACGGTTCTAACAGCAATGGCACCATCGGGGGTGATGGGGTCACTGTCAAGTCACTGAGCAATATTCCGAATGAGTGCATCGCGGTGTTAACGTATTCTCCAAACCCGTATGATGATTTTCGACGTTCAATGCAAGATATGGTGGAAATGAGGCTGAAACATAATTCCGATATTGATTGGGATTTCATGGAAGAGCTTGTGTTTTGTTACTTGAACTTGAACGACAAGAAGTGTtacaaattcattttaaatgCTTTTGTTGACCTGGTCGTGGATTTGCGTCAACATGATATAGAAGTTCCGATGAAGGCTCGTAATAATGTACGAGATCATCAAAGATCAATGAGAACAAGGCACAACATAAGGTAa